A stretch of the Tannerella serpentiformis genome encodes the following:
- a CDS encoding site-specific integrase, translating into MRSTFKILFYINRQKTKSDGKTAIFCRVTIDGRSAVMATGEECLPTEWNSGQGTTGEKKINQRLATFRELVEKTYAEMLAKNGVVSAERLKNRLQGVAATPTTLLTMSEAELQSVKACVGKSKAESTYQNLTYSDKLLREFVKENGGRDIPLAGITEDLFENFRFFLKKRGLATSTMNNHLCRLSRLMYRAVDLKVIRCHPFEDVIYEKEERKIRFLQKSDVAKLMAMRVNDREAEQARQMFLFSCFTGLAIVDMERLKFSHIQTSADGRRYIRKERQKTKMESLVPLHPIAEEILNKSQVEQTVKEEGEALIFPRSCSRSVMNNKLSTVGFACGIRQRLSFHIARHTFGTLSLSAGIPIESIAKMMGHASISSTQIYAQVTDKKISEDMDKLIRKQQAASE; encoded by the coding sequence ATGAGAAGTACATTCAAGATCCTGTTCTACATCAACAGACAGAAGACAAAATCTGACGGCAAGACGGCCATCTTTTGCCGCGTTACCATTGATGGCAGAAGCGCGGTGATGGCAACCGGAGAAGAATGTCTGCCGACCGAATGGAACAGCGGACAGGGAACAACCGGCGAAAAGAAAATCAATCAACGCCTCGCGACGTTCAGAGAACTCGTGGAAAAGACTTACGCGGAAATGCTCGCAAAGAACGGCGTGGTCAGTGCAGAACGGCTTAAGAACCGCTTGCAGGGCGTCGCGGCCACTCCAACCACCCTTTTGACCATGAGCGAGGCAGAACTGCAATCTGTTAAGGCATGCGTAGGCAAGTCAAAGGCAGAAAGTACTTACCAGAACCTTACTTATTCGGACAAGTTGCTTCGAGAGTTCGTGAAGGAAAACGGAGGTCGAGACATCCCCCTCGCAGGCATTACGGAAGATCTGTTTGAGAACTTCCGCTTCTTCCTCAAAAAGCGTGGCTTGGCCACATCGACCATGAACAATCATCTCTGCCGATTGAGTCGGTTGATGTATCGCGCGGTAGACTTGAAAGTCATCCGCTGCCATCCTTTTGAAGATGTCATCTACGAAAAAGAGGAAAGAAAGATTCGCTTCTTGCAAAAGAGTGATGTGGCCAAGCTCATGGCGATGAGAGTGAACGACAGGGAAGCAGAGCAGGCCAGGCAGATGTTTCTCTTCTCCTGCTTCACCGGACTGGCCATTGTGGACATGGAGCGCCTAAAGTTCTCGCATATCCAAACGTCGGCCGACGGTAGGAGATATATCCGTAAGGAGAGGCAGAAAACGAAAATGGAGTCCCTCGTGCCATTACATCCGATCGCGGAGGAGATCCTCAATAAAAGCCAAGTGGAGCAGACGGTGAAAGAAGAAGGCGAGGCCCTTATCTTTCCACGCAGTTGCAGCCGCAGTGTGATGAATAACAAACTGAGCACCGTGGGTTTTGCATGTGGCATCAGACAGCGACTCTCTTTTCATATAGCGCGCCACACGTTCGGAACGTTGTCGCTCAGCGCTGGCATCCCGATAGAGAGCATTGCCAAGATGATGGGACATGCATCCATATCCAGCACGCAGATCTATGCACAGGTGACGGACAAAAAGATCTCAGAAGACATGGACAAGCTGATCCGGAAGCAACAAGCGGCGTCAGAGTGA
- a CDS encoding site-specific integrase, which translates to MDDMKMKVLLYLKKSSRDRSGKAPIMGRITLGRSIAQFSCKLFCNPDLWNPRESRMNGKSREAVEVNERLDNLLLAVQSSYQSLLAKGSPFDATDIKEHFQGCVQSRTMLLERFDGLIEDMEDHVGVDIKRESLVLYRQTRARLQQFIRAKHNASDLTFSQLTEDFVKQFEQFATGEVGLKQSTCYNMIVLVKKVCKLAYREGAADSLLFDNVHVDKGDSRLPKALDREALDKLKALCFDGWEIDLETARDVFLFACYTGAAYCDLMALNREHLVRDDEGALWLKFNRQKTGVLCRVKLLPEALRLMNKLSDEGRDTLLPHINYLTYQSHLKVLRLRAGIALPFTSHTARHTFATLVTLEQGVPIETVSKMLGHSTVRMTERYAKVTSQKLFEEFDRLITFTKDLHLTI; encoded by the coding sequence ATGGATGACATGAAAATGAAGGTGTTGCTCTACCTCAAAAAGAGCAGTCGCGACAGGTCGGGCAAGGCGCCGATCATGGGACGGATCACGCTGGGACGTTCCATTGCACAGTTCAGTTGCAAGCTGTTCTGCAATCCCGATTTGTGGAACCCGCGCGAAAGTCGGATGAACGGGAAGAGCCGCGAGGCGGTCGAAGTCAATGAACGGTTGGACAACCTCCTTCTCGCCGTTCAGTCTTCCTATCAGTCCTTGCTTGCCAAGGGATCTCCATTTGACGCAACCGACATCAAGGAGCATTTCCAAGGCTGCGTGCAGAGTCGAACCATGCTTTTGGAGCGGTTTGACGGCCTGATCGAGGACATGGAGGATCACGTCGGAGTAGACATCAAAAGAGAGTCTTTGGTCTTGTATCGTCAGACAAGAGCGCGATTGCAACAGTTCATTCGAGCGAAGCATAACGCTTCCGACTTGACCTTTTCGCAGCTCACGGAGGACTTCGTCAAGCAGTTCGAGCAGTTCGCAACCGGAGAGGTTGGACTGAAACAAAGTACCTGCTACAACATGATTGTCCTTGTCAAGAAGGTCTGCAAGCTGGCGTATCGAGAAGGTGCGGCGGACTCCTTGTTATTCGACAATGTGCATGTAGACAAGGGAGATAGTAGACTGCCCAAAGCGCTCGATAGGGAAGCGTTGGACAAGTTAAAGGCGCTCTGTTTTGACGGCTGGGAGATTGACTTGGAGACAGCGCGCGATGTGTTTCTTTTCGCCTGTTACACCGGCGCCGCCTATTGCGATCTGATGGCACTGAACCGTGAGCATCTTGTCCGCGACGATGAGGGCGCCCTTTGGCTGAAGTTCAACAGACAGAAGACAGGCGTCCTCTGCCGTGTAAAGCTGTTGCCCGAAGCGCTTCGATTGATGAACAAACTGTCTGATGAAGGAAGGGACACGTTGCTTCCTCACATCAATTACCTGACTTATCAGTCGCACCTGAAGGTTCTCAGATTGCGAGCCGGTATTGCGCTACCCTTCACCTCGCACACCGCCCGACATACCTTCGCTACGCTCGTCACCTTGGAGCAGGGCGTACCCATCGAGACCGTTAGCAAGATGCTTGGGCATAGCACGGTTCGCATGACCGAACGATATGCGAAAGTCACTTCCCAAAAGCTATTCGAGGAGTTCGATCGCTTGATCACCTTCACCAAAGACTTACATCTGACCATTTAA
- a CDS encoding UDP-glucuronic acid decarboxylase family protein produces the protein MERILVTGGAGFIGSHLCERLVMEGNDVICVDNYFTGSKDNIRHLLGSDRFEAVRHDVTTPYYAEVDKVYNLACPASPVYYQYNPIKTLKTSIYGTLNMLGLAKRVHAKILHTSTSEVYGDPTIHPQPESYWGNVNPIGIRSCYDEGKRAAETLCMDYHRQHGIRVKIIRIFNTYGPRMDKHDGRVVSNFIVQALTGHDITIYGDGSQTRSFQYVDDLIEGMMRMMDTPDDFSGPVNIGNPGEFSMLELAHEVLRLTGSRSKIVFAPLPQDDPKQRKPDISLAYEKLGGWQPTIRLEEGLKKTIAYFDELLSKGGVRATNPM, from the coding sequence ATGGAAAGAATTTTAGTAACCGGTGGCGCAGGCTTCATCGGGTCGCACCTCTGCGAACGCCTCGTCATGGAAGGTAACGACGTGATCTGCGTCGACAACTACTTCACGGGCAGCAAGGACAACATCCGCCACCTGCTGGGCAGCGACCGCTTCGAGGCCGTGCGCCACGACGTCACCACGCCCTACTACGCGGAGGTCGACAAGGTCTACAACCTGGCCTGCCCCGCCTCGCCCGTCTACTACCAGTACAACCCCATCAAAACGCTCAAAACGTCGATCTACGGCACGCTCAACATGCTCGGCCTGGCCAAGCGCGTGCACGCAAAGATCTTGCACACCTCTACGAGCGAAGTCTACGGCGACCCGACCATCCACCCGCAGCCGGAGTCGTATTGGGGCAACGTCAACCCGATCGGCATCCGCTCCTGCTACGACGAGGGCAAGCGCGCCGCCGAAACGCTCTGCATGGATTATCACCGTCAGCACGGCATCCGCGTCAAGATCATCCGCATCTTCAACACCTACGGCCCGCGCATGGACAAGCACGACGGCCGCGTGGTCTCCAACTTCATCGTTCAGGCCCTCACCGGCCACGACATCACCATCTACGGCGACGGCTCCCAGACGCGCAGCTTCCAGTACGTCGACGACCTGATCGAAGGCATGATGCGCATGATGGATACGCCGGACGATTTCAGCGGGCCGGTCAACATCGGCAACCCCGGCGAGTTCTCCATGCTTGAGCTGGCGCACGAAGTACTTCGGCTCACCGGATCACGTTCGAAAATCGTCTTCGCCCCCCTGCCCCAGGACGACCCCAAGCAGCGCAAGCCCGACATCTCCCTGGCCTATGAGAAGCTCGGCGGCTGGCAACCCACCATCCGGCTGGAAGAAGGACTAAAGAAGACCATCGCCTATTTCGACGAACTCCTCAGCAAGGGCGGCGTCAGAGCCACCAACCCAATGTGA
- a CDS encoding FMN-binding protein — translation MRKNKRLTTVAAVLSVVLLLTAAKAGDGVITKENGMTVINTTELTRDVKGYQSHTPVKIFIKQNKVVRVEALPNQETPKFFDRAKAILTFWDGKAVSQAVKEAPDAVTGATLSSEALKKNVRVGLEHYNKQQPKKKRK, via the coding sequence ATGAGAAAGAACAAGAGATTGACGACAGTGGCCGCGGTCCTGTCCGTAGTGCTACTGCTCACGGCCGCCAAGGCCGGCGACGGCGTAATCACGAAAGAGAACGGTATGACGGTGATCAACACCACCGAGCTGACCCGCGACGTGAAGGGCTACCAAAGCCACACGCCCGTGAAGATCTTCATCAAGCAAAACAAGGTGGTGCGCGTCGAAGCGTTGCCCAACCAAGAGACACCGAAGTTCTTCGACCGCGCCAAAGCCATCCTCACCTTTTGGGACGGCAAAGCCGTGTCCCAGGCCGTGAAGGAAGCCCCAGACGCCGTGACAGGCGCCACGCTCTCGTCCGAGGCACTGAAGAAAAACGTCCGGGTCGGGCTCGAGCACTACAACAAGCAGCAGCCGAAAAAGAAACGGAAGTAA
- the pbpC gene encoding penicillin-binding protein 1C yields the protein MALLLLAYLLCLPRRLFDVPYATVVTDRHGELLGARIATDGQWRFPPSDTAPDKFARCLIAFEDRHFYLHNGVNPVSILRAFVQNVRARRIVSGGSTITMQTIRLSRGERRTVGEKLIEIVLATRLECRYSKREILALYAAHAPFGGNVVGVEAATWRYFGHSSAELSWAEAAMLAVLPNAPSMIHLSRNREALLRKRNRLLRELHRRGVIDDADYELALSEALPEEPLPLPALAPHLVADFQQTRPGERIVSTIDKGMQSQVEAVLARWHAEFAQQDIRDMAAIIVDVRTARVLAYCGNARFDERQPGSQVDIIRAPRSTGSILKPLLYCAAMQDGDILPRTLLPDIPINVNGFAPQNFSLQFEGAVPAEEVIARSLNVPSVVLLRRYGVPKFYDFLKRAGLTTLRRPASHYGLSLILGGAEATLWDVTAAYVDMARCLEGQPRIPLALAADEKQRRSTTPYVFTPGGVWLTFQSIKEVNRPEDIDWRTIPSMQTVAWKTGTSYGFRDAWAVGVTPRYAVGVWVGNASGEGRPGIVGARTAGPVLFDLFNLLPAATWFDMPGDGALVEAEVCRQSGCLKGRFCDASDVVPICPNGQRTEPCPYHIRVNLTPDGRFRVYENCMSEASAVPANWFVLPPAWEWYYRQQHPEYRPLPPFMPGCGDDSDRPMQFIYPQDAFARITLPRQLDGTPGVVTFELAHSDPNATVFWHIDGNYTASTRDFHKLSLHLDPGLHTLTVVDDRGHTLSATIRVEAS from the coding sequence GTGGCTCTTTTGCTGTTGGCTTACCTGCTGTGCCTGCCGCGCCGACTGTTCGACGTGCCTTACGCCACCGTCGTCACCGATCGCCACGGTGAGCTGCTCGGTGCACGCATCGCCACCGACGGACAGTGGCGCTTCCCGCCCTCCGACACGGCGCCAGACAAGTTTGCCCGCTGCCTCATCGCCTTCGAGGATCGTCATTTCTACCTCCACAACGGCGTCAACCCCGTGTCCATCTTGCGCGCCTTCGTGCAGAACGTTCGCGCGCGACGCATCGTCAGCGGGGGGAGCACGATCACCATGCAGACCATCCGACTCTCGCGCGGCGAACGGCGTACAGTGGGGGAGAAGCTGATTGAAATTGTTTTGGCCACTCGCCTCGAATGTCGCTACAGCAAGCGGGAGATCTTGGCGCTCTATGCCGCACATGCACCTTTCGGCGGCAACGTGGTTGGGGTGGAGGCAGCCACTTGGCGCTATTTCGGACACTCGTCCGCCGAGCTGTCGTGGGCCGAGGCTGCCATGCTGGCCGTGCTGCCCAATGCACCGTCGATGATCCACCTTTCGCGAAACCGTGAGGCGCTGCTCCGGAAGCGCAACCGACTGCTGCGCGAGCTGCATCGGCGAGGCGTGATCGACGATGCCGACTATGAGCTGGCCCTCAGCGAGGCGCTGCCTGAAGAGCCGCTGCCACTGCCCGCATTGGCCCCACATCTGGTGGCCGACTTTCAGCAGACACGCCCCGGTGAACGCATCGTTTCGACGATCGATAAGGGCATGCAGTCGCAGGTCGAAGCCGTGCTGGCACGGTGGCACGCAGAGTTTGCGCAGCAGGACATCCGAGACATGGCCGCGATCATCGTCGACGTTCGCACCGCCCGCGTGCTGGCCTACTGTGGCAATGCCCGCTTCGACGAGCGACAGCCCGGTAGTCAGGTCGACATCATCCGCGCGCCACGCAGCACGGGCAGCATCCTCAAACCCCTGCTCTACTGTGCCGCTATGCAGGATGGCGACATCCTTCCCCGTACCCTCCTGCCCGACATTCCGATCAACGTGAACGGCTTTGCGCCGCAAAACTTCAGCCTGCAATTCGAGGGGGCCGTGCCCGCCGAAGAGGTCATCGCCCGCTCGCTCAACGTACCCTCCGTCGTGTTGCTCCGCCGTTATGGCGTCCCCAAGTTCTACGACTTCCTGAAGCGCGCCGGTCTCACCACCCTCCGCCGACCGGCCTCGCACTACGGCCTTTCGCTCATCCTCGGCGGCGCCGAAGCCACCCTGTGGGACGTCACCGCGGCCTACGTCGACATGGCGCGTTGCCTCGAGGGACAGCCGCGCATCCCCCTTGCCCTGGCCGCCGATGAGAAGCAGCGCCGCTCCACCACCCCCTACGTCTTCACACCGGGTGGCGTCTGGCTCACGTTTCAGTCTATCAAGGAGGTGAATCGGCCGGAGGACATCGATTGGCGCACGATCCCTTCTATGCAGACCGTGGCGTGGAAGACGGGCACGAGCTACGGTTTCCGCGACGCGTGGGCCGTGGGCGTTACGCCGCGCTACGCCGTGGGCGTGTGGGTGGGAAATGCCTCGGGCGAGGGTCGGCCGGGGATCGTCGGGGCACGTACCGCCGGCCCTGTCCTCTTCGACCTCTTCAACCTGCTGCCCGCCGCGACATGGTTCGACATGCCCGGCGACGGTGCACTTGTCGAAGCCGAAGTGTGCCGCCAGTCGGGCTGCCTCAAGGGGCGCTTCTGCGACGCGTCGGACGTTGTCCCGATTTGTCCCAACGGGCAGCGGACGGAGCCTTGTCCTTACCACATACGCGTGAACCTGACCCCCGATGGTCGCTTCCGTGTCTACGAAAACTGTATGAGCGAGGCGAGCGCTGTGCCCGCCAATTGGTTTGTGTTGCCGCCCGCCTGGGAGTGGTATTACCGGCAGCAGCACCCCGAGTATCGTCCGCTGCCGCCCTTCATGCCCGGCTGCGGCGACGACTCCGACCGCCCCATGCAGTTCATCTATCCCCAAGACGCCTTTGCACGCATCACCCTGCCCCGCCAGCTCGACGGCACGCCCGGTGTCGTCACCTTCGAGTTGGCCCATAGCGATCCCAACGCCACTGTCTTCTGGCATATCGACGGCAATTACACCGCCTCCACGCGCGACTTCCACAAGCTCTCCCTCCACCTCGATCCCGGCCTCCACACGCTTACCGTGGTCGACGATCGCGGCCATACGCTCTCGGCCACCATCCGGGTGGAAGCGTCGTAA
- a CDS encoding YitT family protein encodes MNPVKSIRTNQQALLREVRDYVMIALGMLLYSIGWTVFLLPNKIMTGGVPGIASIIYFAIKLPVQYVYFGANVFLLVLAIKILGWKFSIKTIYGVCMLTLSLEVVQAITKGVWMLHDQPFMACVLGASICGTGLGIAFSSNGSAGGTDIVAAIINKYKDITLGRVMMILDTIIITSSYVVLRDWERVVYGFVTLFVTSFMLDQIVNSARQSVQFFIISKKYQEIGHAINAMHRGVTVIDTVGMYTGQPQKMIFVLAKKRQSTTIFRIINDIDPSAFISQSAVIGVYGHGFDHLKVKQKKHGTAAVEEAHELGV; translated from the coding sequence ATGAACCCTGTCAAGTCGATTCGAACGAATCAACAAGCCCTGCTCCGCGAAGTCAGGGATTACGTGATGATTGCCCTCGGCATGCTGCTCTACAGTATCGGGTGGACCGTTTTCTTGCTCCCGAACAAGATCATGACCGGTGGCGTGCCTGGCATTGCCTCGATCATCTACTTCGCCATCAAGCTGCCCGTGCAGTACGTCTACTTCGGCGCCAACGTCTTCCTGCTCGTCCTCGCCATCAAGATCTTGGGGTGGAAGTTCAGCATCAAGACGATCTACGGCGTCTGTATGCTCACCCTATCGCTCGAAGTGGTGCAAGCCATCACGAAAGGCGTGTGGATGCTCCATGATCAACCCTTCATGGCCTGCGTCTTGGGGGCCTCCATCTGCGGCACAGGGCTGGGTATCGCCTTCTCGTCCAACGGCAGCGCCGGCGGTACGGACATCGTGGCCGCCATTATTAATAAGTACAAGGACATCACCCTGGGGCGCGTTATGATGATCCTCGATACGATCATCATCACCTCCAGCTACGTCGTGTTGCGCGACTGGGAGCGCGTCGTTTACGGCTTCGTCACCCTCTTCGTCACCAGCTTCATGCTCGACCAGATCGTCAACAGCGCCCGCCAGTCCGTGCAGTTCTTCATCATCTCCAAGAAGTACCAAGAGATTGGCCACGCCATCAACGCCATGCACCGCGGTGTGACCGTGATCGACACCGTCGGCATGTACACCGGCCAGCCGCAGAAGATGATCTTCGTCCTGGCCAAGAAACGTCAATCGACCACCATCTTCCGCATCATCAACGACATCGACCCCTCGGCCTTCATCTCGCAGAGCGCCGTGATCGGCGTCTACGGACACGGCTTCGACCACCTCAAGGTCAAGCAGAAGAAACATGGCACAGCCGCTGTCGAGGAGGCGCATGAACTCGGCGTTTGA